ggttactgagattgagCGAGTggtgttcagctggtcatgtgattccaaaaTGGCCGCCCCCATAAGGGCGCCCCTGTCCCACGTaggataaaacagcttttatacggTCACTGATATCACAGGTGTCCTCACCTCATGTGAGCGGCCATGATttaatacatatgtttcaaatcacaattcatgtctttaggagtaaaactttaatGGGAAAAACtgattacagagtgcacctttaactagaCAGAAAGAGAAATGCAGCGATTTGTTATAAGCTGAAACCTGCTACATGTCCAATGATAAAAATACACTGCAACAgatggaggagagagagaaagagagagagactttggGAGGTGTAGGTtagcaaaataaaacaacaacttcCATAAAAGGGTAATTTTTTCCCcctatgtaatacattttcatgtctCCATCATTTATCTATTAATACACTGGATGAAATATAAACGTACAATTTGCAAACGGCCgtatttcctattaaaacaggATGTTGGGGACATACTGAAGAGCTTGTCCATTTTTATAAacaccaaataaaaatattgtcgtttaagagcatttatttgcagaaaatgacaactgttcAAAACAACAATAAAGATGCAATTTTTCAGACCccgaataatgcaaagacatcaaggtcatatacatttttaaacaacccaATAATAATGTTTTGACTTGATttcaaccctgattttcaatcgcagctttcatgtgtcttggcatgtctctaccagtctttcacatcgcTGTTGggcgactttatgccactcctggtgcaaacatTCAAGtagctctgctttgtttgatggcttgtggcccatccatcttcctcttgatcagattccagaggttttcaatggggttcaggtctggagatcgGGCTGACCATGAccgggtcttgatccggtggtcctccatccacaccttgattgacctgactgTGTGGCAGTCCAGCTGGacaaaccaatcctcagagttggggaacattgtcagagcagaaggaaggaaACCTTGTATGTGACTTGATTGGGGTGGCTGTGgttgagcgggtcggctgctaatcacagggttggtggtttgattcccggcacacatgactccacatgccgaagtgtcctcggGCGAGACACTGAACCCCTTggcaagttgctcccaatggcaggctagtgccttgcatggcagctctgccgtcattggtgtgtgtgtgtgtgtgtgtgtgttagaatgggtgattgggacacagtgtaaagcgcttaactagccccctactgggcagggaaaacAATTCAATATTGACCTATtgcttacccacacctatcatatcacttcagacgacccggattaaaccactagagtcgtatggattacttttacgatgcctttatatgcttttcgTGTGTCAAAaatttggcatccattcacttgcattgtagacCTACTGGAAGCATCTAAAAAACACGCCACTCCTGCACGAGACACTGTGAAAACATTGAGACATTGCGCGTCTCAATGATTGACACAAATAGCACGTTCAGTGCAAACCGTTCAGTTTCCAACAGACAACCTCACGCGGGCCACTGGAAGTTTCAAACAGGCCTGATTTGGCCCATGGGCCGCCTGTTGAATATGCCTGCTCTAAAACATTGTATCATGTTTGATCAAATTAGAGATATCtcccaaaacataaaaataacccAACACAAACCAAAATTCCCTTCTCTTTATTCCCATCCGGTTGAAGTGCCAAAGGCACTGCATAACAGCAATGACACAAAATagcacaaagaaaataaaaaaaagatgtccTTTACGTCGCTCAAATATTCGGTTAAGGGGGCGCTCTTGCTGCTAGTTCAAGGGTCACCATTCGCTTTGCCTTAAAAGTGCTTCCTTTTTGCGCTGAAAACTCTCCCAGTAGGCGGGGTCCTCCTCTGATAGGGGCGTGGCTCTAGACACCAGATCACTGAAACTCAAGAGTGTGAAGGAGAGGGGCGGGGCCTCACGAAAACACCCATCATCCTCCTGTGAATGACAAAACGAAGCGTGATGTCGACCTCCAAAACGGTGCAGTATACTTCCATATGAATGTGGGTTAAACTCACTTTAGACGTGCAGATATCTGGCTTTCCCAGCGCCACGGTGACGTGATGGTCTTTGTCCAATAAGCTCTCCTGgtcattaaaacaaacaaggaaaacaaTAGCAGAATATcagcaaacaaatcaaacaaacctGTCACATTCTCACAACCGCAACAGACTGTGGGGGGTCCATGCAGAGTCTGCTATTGTAGTTCTGTTGTAAAAATACTCATGATGCCTCTGTGCCATATTAAAAGGTATAAACACACCTTTTAGAGGTAAATATGCAGAATAGAAATGAATAGAATAAACCTttgtctgaacacacacacacacacacctcaaataTCCAGTCCTCCTCTTCATTGTCCAGGTACATTCGTGTCTGCCGGTACACTTGACCTTCTTGCATCTGATTGGGCGAGATGTGAAACTCCACCCTCTGCAGGTCGAAGCCCAGCCCTGTGCCAATCGCTTTGATAAAGCTCTCCTTCAACGCCTTGACAGACAGAGAAACCGACCAATCAGAGGTAATCAAGGAGCAAATAATAAACTGACATAATGCACAGTGAGAAAATGTCACAGTTGATGTGTAAATATGTGCTTTTGAAAtacagcgcgaccagtgtagtccgattcctgaacaaatgattctAATGAGTCAGTTCTATTGAATCTACAATGCAAAACACACAGTACTAgcagtgtagtccgatttccaAATAAATGACTTTTATGAGTTGATTCTTTTGTAGATACAGCGTGAAACAatcagcgtgaccagtgtagttagaatcccgaacaaatgactcttatgagatggttcttttgaatctacagcatgaaagacacagcgcgaccagtgtagtccgattcccaaacaaatgactcttatgagtcggttcttttgaatctacagcatgaaagaCACAGCACAACCATTGTAGTCTGGttactgaacaaatgactctcatgctgtagattcaaaagtacCGACTCTTGAAAgacacagcacgaccagtgtagtccgattcccaaacaaatgactcttatgagtcggttcttttgaatctacagcatgaaagacacagcgcaaccagtgtagtccgattcccaaacaaatgactcttatgagtcggatcttctgaatctacagcatgaaagacacagcacgaccagtgtagtccgattcccaaacaaatgactctacaGCATGAAAgacacagcatgaccagtgtagtccgattcccaaacaaatgactcttatgagatggttcttttgaatctacagcatgaaagacacagcatgaccagtgtagtccgattcccaaacaaatgactcttatgggccagttctttttagtggatcaaaaatatgtaatatatagttgatttttttttatttttttaatgcaaaatattttcttttagggGTCGTCTCCTCCTAGCATTGTCATCTtaacataaaaacaatcaaaGAAGTCTGTAGTACGTGTTCAATTGGAGTGTGTGCGGAGGCTTTGAGTGTGCACTGAAGTAATGGGGACTGACCACATTCTCACCTTGGGTACATTTTTATTCCagtatatgagagtgtgtgtgcgtttataAGAGTCCTCAAATGACCACAGACTGCCATAACTGAGTCATGCTGTAGTGATGAGATCACATCGCCATGGAAACAGTGATCAAAATTGGAACAGTTTCATCCAGCACAATTTCTCTCCCGCTGAGAAATGGTTATAGATGCGTGTGCGGTCTCGTTTATTGGCCTCCTTTCAGAGGGAGTTGATGATGGTGGTGATGCTACAGGAAGCAGCGGTTGTCATAGTTACCCAGTGCCTGTAGAAATGATCAAGTTGGTCCCAGTCTGAACCAGCTGCCCGAATGTTCGTCCACTCCAGATCCGTGAACTGACGATTCATGATACGGAAAAATTCCGGCACAGAGCTGCTACCTggtacacacacaagcacatacacaaAAGCACTTTTGACATATTTTACTCTATTGAAGAGGGTTTTTTTCATGagctaaaatattaaatattttatatactaCAGATTTACATTTTAACAAGTAGAACCAGAAATTACATATTATGAAAATGATATTACTCTAACTGAATAGTCTTCCAGTCTGCTGCACTGTAGAGGAGTCAAGTCAAAACACAGGTAAAGAGCAGCACCTGGTGGCCACTGATGGAACTGCAGTGTCTGTCTGAGCTGGTTcacttattgtttacaattaCGAGAACTGTCACAGATCAGGCTACTTAAAAACTGACCTAATGCACAGAAGATATTTTTTCCTATAATTTTATAACACTATCTCCAAATCGGATGTGACACGATAAAGCAAAAAGCAATATCTCTTCCATGTTAATCGCTCCAGTGTAGTGAGCGTGTACCTGGTCTGGTGGTCTTCATCACGTCTACGCCCACCTGGCGTCTGGGTGCTGCTGCCAGCACGGCATAATCTCCCTGGTGGGACACGTTGAAGTTCCAGTGTGTGTGGCTGGGGTGGGGCTTGTGGTAGCTGAGGGGCGTGGCAAGTAGGGTTTACCCGTGCTGTTCTTTCCAGTCGAAACCCGTCCCAGACAAAACCCAACTTCTCACACACCAGCTTTCTGATCAGAAGCCGTCCAGCCTAgagtgaacacaaacacacacaagtgtgaaAACAGCCAACAGATGCATTTTAATTTGCAGTGTAAAAATAGCGAGGATCACTCTTACTTGAGAGGAAGTGACATATACACCAAAAATCGATAAttcaaactt
The sequence above is a segment of the Xyrauchen texanus isolate HMW12.3.18 chromosome 38, RBS_HiC_50CHRs, whole genome shotgun sequence genome. Coding sequences within it:
- the LOC127631647 gene encoding LOW QUALITY PROTEIN: L-aminoadipate-semialdehyde dehydrogenase-phosphopantetheinyl transferase-like (The sequence of the model RefSeq protein was modified relative to this genomic sequence to represent the inferred CDS: inserted 2 bases in 1 codon), producing the protein MDGVRWAFRCGSWVPTRSEWTLAARCIQPEEKERIGQFVFAKDAKSAMAGRLLIRKLVCEKLGFVWDGFRLERTARVNPXLATPLSYHKPHPSHTHWNFNVSHQGDYAVLAAAPRRQVGVDVMKTTRPGSSSVPEFFRIMNRQFTDLEWTNIRAAGSDWDQLDHFYRHWALKESFIKAIGTGLGFDLQRVEFHISPNQMQEGQVYRQTRMYLDNEEEDWIFEESLLDKDHHVTVALGKPDICTSKEDDGCFREAPPLSFTLLSFSDLVSRATPLSEEDPAYWESFQRKKEALLRQSEW